From a single Miscanthus floridulus cultivar M001 chromosome 8, ASM1932011v1, whole genome shotgun sequence genomic region:
- the LOC136478047 gene encoding nuclear-pore anchor-like isoform X3, whose protein sequence is MVIPKVPSGVSGTALAASLLRDGWSLAKIYEKYEEATDAFLHERRGRRHAEAVLERVLHEIEEKAGLILDERAEHERMVEAYALMDQKLQQALLEHDNFESNIRNLKSELKRQERDHSVAQKEIDDLQKQVAVLLKECQDIQLRCGSSLPNVGHGTFSSSLGNVLSNVEHDIKDNMSFKDINGLVQQNVQLRNQVHMLSADLDKKDMELRESFQIELKKITDDAASRVEKVMKKSEEQAIMIESLHRSVAMYRKLCEEQQKARSSVESAPSALQDSSRTDLMVLFEGSQEVSKKAYEQVSERARSLDEELTKLRTELQALRSERDKAVLEADFARDRLNGFAAELEHQRKESNSASLRNAELMRLVVDYERRLREDLDSKQGLEGNLRKLSMEVTTLKNAKENLEKSEKKALDEVRDLTERVHRLQATIDTIHTTEEVQENARSMERRNHEEHIKRLERDWAELKKELQEQRDHVRVLSLDKKNVFDSCMKQVEDMRKELNNSWKAASDAESRAAIAEAKYSDLEAKLKSRKVISRDGGHEISAASEENDELFQLKEELEKYKEEAQANKNYMVQYKEIAHLNEVALKQLESAHQDYKAETEVGRKALEDEIVKLRDKLSKMEKSYVLKCEEAANAIESKEKQVTSLMNEISVLRTEVSQKLPQLEKLEIELASSKSSLDEQYKRWRTAQDNYERQVILQSETIQELTNTSKQLSSLQHEITVLRQAADALKAENDGLRSSGEQERIGLLKEKDDALQKYNELNDQNRILHNQLEALHIRLAEKERNIAGLSSHRSDNSHAEDDLQSVISYLRRSKEIAETEISLLKQEKSRLQIELESALKSAKEAQDLLRSQTDSARAMMLKDEEFKSLQIQVREVNLLRESNIQLREENRHNFEECQKFREEAQKATMESERLQNLLLEKQVEVEMCKRELEMQKAEIANLNQRISELIENSKGIDLNTYEAMKNELQNIKSTLRENSMELESAKKLVSEKEVVIKNLEDKLSVCQSELDSKEKKLNDVEASLKSEIDKYKKFNINLKRKHDNLMKEKGEIAKENQSLVKQMEDLKSSQKTTSETTLEQAIKEKDFRIQTLERTLEKERDDNKKEKAKSKRNEYTIFGALQKVQQDKKQLEESIEKHKQAVKELIENYPGLSSEVPPVSALEEQFLSYFRAAKDLEESSSPFRDGAATQTPVVETAPVDASTSAAVAGRPVDTPPRPAKAKMTEDRAVPKPSTEVRRPGGRRPLVRPTLRTEEPHADTDASAVDASTVVQDKGGPSVEREASGILPMLQPSSRKRLISSSQTIDSASQCEANDANPPSKKPKEEESSQGTSELKSGQPPLGDVAAQVGVLPATDDLDGQQPTEEIGTDQPSVPLVEAEATREDDVGDKDDSGDALMDIKGQDADVNIDTNAIPVEDEHVVAKSEAVIESFDDDQKTEDSKEDAQLTTATDVDDDMEEGELPEEPEEKSDVDMSEIEGETTAERAALEPDRSPITQSGAADASPSKTTDASPAREPSPNPVQAGSSSRPQNTSTATEAREPSTNPAQAGASSEQRNTRTINFERARQIRQARFQRSQQPAGAQQPAAARGRGQQSVTLRKDAAGRGSRGRGGRGQ, encoded by the exons ATGGTTATTCCAAAGGTACCTAGTGGTGTTTCTGGAACTGCTTTAGCTGCTTCTCTTCTTCGTGACGGTTGGAGT CTTGCTAAGATCTATGAGAAATACGAAGAAGCTACTGATGCTTTCCTCCATGAGAGGCGGGGAAGGAGACATGCAGAAGCAGTTTTGGAAAGG GTTTTGCATGAAATAGAAGAGAAGGCTGGGCTTATCTTAGATGAACGGG CTGAGCATGAGAGGATGGTCGAAGCTTATGCTCTAATGGATCAGAAATTGCAGCAAGCATTGCTGGAGCACGATAATTTTGAAAGCAATATTAGGAATCTAAAG TCTGAGCTGAAAAGACAGGAGCGTGATCATAGTGTGGCACAGAAGGAAATAGATGACCTGCAAAAACAA GTTGCTGTTCTTCTAAAAGAATGCCAAGACATACAGCTTCGTTGTGGTTCTAGCCTTCCTAATGTAGGCCATGGCACTTTTTCTTCAAGCTTAGGCAATGTTCTTTCTAATGTAGAGCATGATATCAAGGATAAT ATGTCTTTTAAAGATATCAATGGGTTAGTTCAGCAAAATGTTCAACTAAGAAATCAAGTTCACATGCTCTCAGCCGATCTTGACAAAAAGGATATGGAACTACGG GAGAGCTTCCAAATTGAGTTGAAGAAAATTACAGATGATGCTGCGTCCAGGGTTGAAAAAGTTATGAAGAAATCTGAAGAACAAGCAATAATGATCGAATCTCTTCATCGATCC GTGGCGATGTATCGGAAGCTGTGTGAGGAGCAGCAGAAGGCTCGTTCGAGTGTTGAATCAGCACCTAGTGCTCTGCAAG ATAGCAGCAGAACGGACCTGATGGTTCTGTTTGAAGGATCACAG GAAGTCTCGAAGAAAGCTTATGAGCAAGTCTCTGAACGAGCCAGAAGCCTTGATGAAGAGTTGACAAAATTGAG GACTGAGCTTCAGGCTCTGCGATCTGAGCGTGATAAGGCAGTGCTTGAAGCTGATTTTGCTCGGGACCGGCTTAATGGGTTTGCAGCGGAGCTTGAGCATCAG AGGAAGGAGTCTAATTCTGCTTCACTTAGAAATGCGGAGTTGATGCGCTTGGTAGTTGATTACGAAAGAAGACTTCGTGAAGATTTGGATTCTAAACAAGGTTTAGAGGGGAATCTAAGGAAGCTATCAATGGAG GTGACGACATTGAAGAATGCAAAAGAGAATTTAGAGAAGTCAGAGAAAAAAGCTTTGGATGAAGTCCGTGATTTAACGGAGCGAGTGCATCGTTtgcag GCTACAATCGACACAATCCATACCACCGAGGAGGTTCAAGAG AATGCAAGGTCCATGGAAAGGAGAAATCATGAGGAACACATTAAGCGACTGGAA AGAGATTGGGCTGAGCTTAAGAAGGAGCTTCAAGAGCAGCGAGATCATGTTCGTGTTTTGTCGCTTGACAAGAAAAATGTGTTTGACAGCTGCATGAAGCAGGTAGAGGATATGAGAAAGGAGCTAAATAACTCGTGGAAAGCTGCTTCTGATGCTGAATCAAGGGCTGCCATTGCAGAG GCCAAGTATTCTGATTTAGAGGCCAAGCTGAAATCGAGAAAG GTCATTTCAAGGGATGGTGGCCATGAAATCTCAGCTGCATCTGAG GAGAATGATGAGCTATTCCAGTTGAAAGAGGAGTTAGAAAAATACAAGGAGGAAGCACAAGCAAATAAGAACTACATGGTTCAG TACAAAGAAATCGCACACTTAAATGAAGTCGCGTTGAAGCAATTGGAATCTGCCCATCAGGACTACAAGGCTGAG ACCGAGGTTGGCAGGAAAGCCTTGGAAGATGAGATTGTTAAGTTGAGGGATAAGTTATCAAAAATGGAGAAGAGTTATGTCTTGAAGTGTGAAGAAGCTGCCAATGCGATTGAATCTAAAGAGAAGCAAGTCACTTCTCTCATGAATGAAATTTCTGTTTTAAGAACAGAAGTTTCTCAGAAACT ACCGCAGTTAGAAAAATTGGAAATTGAATTGGCTTCGTCAAAGAGTTCACTTGATGAGCAGTATAAGCGCTGGCGAACCGCCCAAGATAATTACGAACGCCAG GTTATTTTGCAATCTGAGACAATACAGGAGTTGACAAATACTTCTAAACAGCTATCTTCATTGCAGCATGAAATCACTGTACTTCGCCAGGCAGCAGATGCACTGAAAGCTGAAAAT GATGGTCTGAGATCTTCTGGTGAGCAAGAAAGGATAGGCTTATTGAAAGAAAAGGATGATGCCCTGCAGAAGTATAATGAGCTTAATGATCAG AATAGAATTCTACACAATCAGTTAGAGGCTTTGCACATTCGGTTAGCCGAGAAAGAACGGAATATTGCTGGGCTTTCATCACATCGTAGTGATAACTCACATGCAGAAGATGATCTACAAAGTGTCATCAGCTATCTGCGCAGATCGAAAGAAATA GCCGAAACAGAGATATCATTGCTTAAACAGGAGAAGTCACGGCTTCAGATAGAA CTGGAAAGTGCTTTAAAGTCTGCCAAGGAGGCACAGGACTTGTTGCGAAGTCAAACTGATAGTGCCAGAGCGATGATGTTGAAGGATGAAGAATTCAAGTCACTGCAGATTCAG GTCAGAGAAGTTAACTTGCTTCGTGAAAGCAACATACAACTTAGGGAGGAGAATAGGCACAATTTCGAAGAATGCCAG AAATTCCGTGAAGAAGCTCAAAAGGCTACAATGGAATCTGAGAGGTTGCAGAACCTTCTACTGGAGAAGCAGGTAGAGGTTGAAATGTGCAAAAGAGAACTAGAAATGCAGAAGGCAGAAATAGCAAATCTCAACCAAAGGATTTCGGAG CTGATTGAAAATAGCAAAGGCATTGATTTGAACACTTATGAAGCCATGAAGAATGAACTTCAGAATATCAAA TCAACCTTGAGAGAGAATTCTATGGAGCTTGAAAGTGCAAAGAAACTGGTTTCCGAGAAAGAAGTTGTCATAAAAAATTTGGAGGATAAGCTTTCTGTATGTCAATCTGAATTGGATTCCAAGGAAAAGAAGCTGAATGATGTAGAG GCCTCCCTTAAATCTGAGATTGACAAGTATAAGAAGTTTAATATCAACTTAaag AGAAAGCATGACAACTTGatgaaggagaagggagagatcGCTAAAGAAAATCAAAGCCTTGTAAAGCAGATGGAGGATCTTAAATCAA GTCAGAAGACAACATCGGAAACAACACTTGAGCAGGCTATAAAAGAAAAGGATTTCAGGATACAG ACATTAGAAAGAACCCTGGAAAAGGAGAGAGATGATAACAAGAAAGAAAAAGCTAAGAGTAAAAGGAACGAGTACACAATCTTTGGTGCTCTTCAAAAGGTGCAACAG GACAAGAAACAACTGGAAGAGTCTATAGAGAAGCATAAGCAGGCTGTGAAAGAGTTGATTGAG AATTATCCTGGATTATCATCTGAAGTGCCACCTGTCTCTGCACTAGAAGAGCAATTTCTTTCATACTTCCGTGCAGCTAAAGATTTGGAGGAATCTTCTAGTCCCTTCCGTGATGGTGCAGCGACTCAAACTCCAGTTGTTGAAACTGCCCCTGTGGATGCATCTACTTCAGCTGCAG TTGCAGGACGTCCAGTAGATACTCCGCCAAGGCCAGCTAAAGCTAAAATGACGGAAGATAGAGCAGTTCCCAAACCAAGCACTGAAGTGCGTAGGCCTGGAGGAAGAAGACCCCTTGTTCGTCCTACTCTACGAACTGAAGAACCTCATGCTGATACAGATGCATCAGCTGTTGATGCCTCCACTGTTGTTCAGGACAAAGGGGGGCCATCAGTAGAGCGTGAAGCGTCTGGCATTTTACCTATGTTACAGCCTTCGAGTCGTAAACGGCTGATCTCATCTTCACAGACGATAGACAGTGCCTCACAGTGTGAGGCTAATGATGCCAATCCTCCATCTAAAAAGCCCAAGGAGGAAGAATCTTCACAAGGGACTAGTGAGCTTAAAAGTGGTCAACCACCTCTTGGGGATGTAGCGGCACAGGTTGGTGTACTTCCAGCTACTGATGACCTAGATGGACAACAGCCTACAGAAGAGATTGGTACTGATCAGCCATCTGTGCCATTGGTAGAGGCTGAGGCAACAAGGGAGGATGATGTGGGTGATAAAGACGACTCTGGAGATGCATTGATGGACATCAAAGGCCAGGATGCTGATGTCAATATTGACACAAATGCAATTCCTGTAGAAGATGAGCATGTGGTGGCAAAGTCAGAGGCAGTAATTGAATCATTTGACGATGACCAGAAAACAGAAGATTCGAAGGAAGATGCTCAGCTTACTACTGCAACTGATGTTGACGATGATATGGAGGAGGGAGAGTTGCCAGAGGAACCTGAAGAGAAGAGTGATGTTGATATGTCAGAGATTGAGGGTGAGACTACAGCTGAGCGTGCTGCATTGGAACCAGACCGAAGTCCTATAACACAATCTGGTGCAGCTGATGCCTCACCAAGCAAAACTACAGATGCATCTCCTGCACGTGAACCTTCCCCTAATCCAGTCCAAGCTGGTTCAAGTTCTCGACCCCAGAATACTAGCACTGCAACAGAGGCACGTGAACCTTCAACTAATCCAGCCCAAGCCGGTGCATCTTCTGAACAGCGGAACACCAGAACTATCAACTTTGAAAGGGCCAGGCAAATTAGGCAAGCCAGGTTTCAGCGTTCACAGCAACCTGCTGGTGCACAACAACCTGCCGCTGCTCGGGGTCGTGGCCAGCAATCAGTTACACTCAGG AAAGATGCTGCGGGTCGAGGATCAAGGGGCCGTGGGGGGCGTGGTCAGTAA
- the LOC136474723 gene encoding alpha-mannosidase I MNS5-like isoform X2 has translation MRSPGPCLPAPARLVVAALLLAALTGGAVGADGYGRARRLHMKNKVLEMFYHAYDNYMTYAFPHDELKPLTKSFTDSLSELGNLNLEHLPQDYSGSALTLVESLSSLVVLGNLTEFERGVLWLSENLTFDVDARINLFECNIRLLGGLISAHILAKDYSSQFKHGLYQDRLLHLADSLGNRFLPAFETPTGLPYAWINLKYGVMENETTETSTSGCGRWKKFGFAISRYEAAALRALRKLWSMRSSLNLVGTTLDVLTGKWIEYSSGIGAGVDSFYEYLIKAYILFGSDEYWDMFHSAYLAVQKYFRHGPWYHEADMRTGEATHWQLTSLQAFWPGLQTLLGDVTAANLSHREFYNIWQRFGVLPERYLLDYGMLHPTEKYYPLRPEFAESTFYLYQATKDPWYLEVGEAIVGSLNYYTKVDGGFASVKDVSTMKLEDHQHSFFLSETCKYLFLLYDDSFLRNQNYIFTTEGHPLPIRSTWHEKFPAAYVPSNWTFVKDEIQPIRVSALSSQVCPETIFRKSIGTPWESACHVPDAHASHRCRTDDDCGIEAITCKKRTCSMAGYCGLWLVIY, from the exons ATGCGATCCCCTGGGCCGTGCCTCCCAGCGCCGGCGCGGCTCGTCGTGGCTGCCCTCCTCCTCGCGGCTCTCACCGGGGGCGCCGTCGGCGCCGATGGGTACGGGCGGGCGAGGAGGCTGCACATGAAGAACAAGGTCCTGGAGAT GTTTTACCATGCCTATGACAACTACATGACTTATGCATTCCCT CATGATGAATTGAAGCCTCTTACTAAAAGTTTCACGGACTCACTTAGTGAGCTTGGCAACTTAAAT CTTGAACACTTGCCACAGGATTATAGTGGATCCGCATTGACactggttgagtcattatcaag TCTTGTTGTCTTAGGTAACCTCACAGAGTTTGAGAGAGGAGTTCTCTGGCTTTCAGAAAATCTGACATttgatgttgatgctcggatTAATCTTTTTGAG TGTAACATAAGACTTCTTGGGGGGCTTATTTCTGCTCATATTCTTGCAAAAGACTACAGCAGCCAGTTTAAACATGGACTGTATCAGGATCGATTACTACATCTTGCTGACAGTTTAGGCAATCGTTTTCTACCGGCATTTGAGACACCTACTGGATTGCCATATGCATGGATTAATCTTAAG TACGGAGTGATGGAaaatgaaacaactgaaacaagcACATCAGGGTGTGGTAGGTGGAAGAAATTTGGGTTCGCCATTTCTAG ATACGAAGCTGCAGCTCTTCGTGCTCTCCGCAAGTTATGGAGCATGAGAAGTTCACTGAATCTAGTGGGCACAACACTAGATGTTTTAACTGGCAAGTGGATTGAGTATTCATCCGGAATTGGTGCTG GTGTTGATTCATTTTATGAGTATCTGATTAAAGCATATATTCTTTTCGGAAGTGACGAGTACTGGGATATGTTTCATTCAGCTTATCTTGCAGTGCAGAAGTACTTCCGACATGGTCCATG GTATCATGAGGCTGATATGAGGACTGGAGAAGCAACACACTGGCAGCTAACTAGCCTTCAGGCCTTTTGGCCAGGTCTTCAG ACACTGCTGGGAGACGTAACTGCTGCAAATCTATCACACCGTGAGTTTTACAATATATGGCAAAGATTTGGTGTGCTACCTGAAAG ATATCTTTTGGACTATGGAATGTTGCATCCTACAGAGAAGTACTATCCCTTGCGTCCTGAGTTTGCTGAGTCAACATTTTATCTTTATCAAGCTACTAAAG ATCCTTGGTACCTAGAAGTGGGTGAAGCTATTGTTGGATCACTTAATTACTATACTAAAGTGGATGGAGGTTTTGCTAGCGTCAAAGATGTTTCAACAATGAAACTTGAAGATCATCAGCACAGCTTCTTTCTTTCAGAAAC GTGCAAATATCTTTTTCTTCTGTATGATGATTCATTCTTGAGGAATCAAAATTACATATTTACAACAGAGGGGCACCCCCTTCCAATAAGAAGCACATGGCATGAGAAATTTCCTGCAGCATATGTTCCCAGCAATTGGACATTTGTTAAG GATGAGATCCAACCAATTCGCGTGAGCGCATTATCGTCTCAAGTTTGTCCGGAGACAATTTTCCGGAAAAGCATTGGCACCCCATGGGAGAGTGCGTGTCATGTACCAGATGCACACGCTAGCCACAGATGCAGGACTGATGATGACTGTGGTATAGAAGCAATAACATGCAAGAAGAGGACCTGCAGTATGGCTGGCTACTGCGGCTTATGGCTGGTGATTTATTAG
- the LOC136474723 gene encoding alpha-mannosidase I MNS5-like isoform X1: MRSPGPCLPAPARLVVAALLLAALTGGAVGADGYGRARRLHMKNKVLEMFYHAYDNYMTYAFPHDELKPLTKSFTDSLSELGNLNLEHLPQDYSGSALTLVESLSSLVVLGNLTEFERGVLWLSENLTFDVDARINLFECNIRLLGGLISAHILAKDYSSQFKHGLYQDRLLHLADSLGNRFLPAFETPTGLPYAWINLKYGVMENETTETSTSGCGSLILEMGVLSRLTGDSRYEAAALRALRKLWSMRSSLNLVGTTLDVLTGKWIEYSSGIGAGVDSFYEYLIKAYILFGSDEYWDMFHSAYLAVQKYFRHGPWYHEADMRTGEATHWQLTSLQAFWPGLQTLLGDVTAANLSHREFYNIWQRFGVLPERYLLDYGMLHPTEKYYPLRPEFAESTFYLYQATKDPWYLEVGEAIVGSLNYYTKVDGGFASVKDVSTMKLEDHQHSFFLSETCKYLFLLYDDSFLRNQNYIFTTEGHPLPIRSTWHEKFPAAYVPSNWTFVKDEIQPIRVSALSSQVCPETIFRKSIGTPWESACHVPDAHASHRCRTDDDCGIEAITCKKRTCSMAGYCGLWLVIY, from the exons ATGCGATCCCCTGGGCCGTGCCTCCCAGCGCCGGCGCGGCTCGTCGTGGCTGCCCTCCTCCTCGCGGCTCTCACCGGGGGCGCCGTCGGCGCCGATGGGTACGGGCGGGCGAGGAGGCTGCACATGAAGAACAAGGTCCTGGAGAT GTTTTACCATGCCTATGACAACTACATGACTTATGCATTCCCT CATGATGAATTGAAGCCTCTTACTAAAAGTTTCACGGACTCACTTAGTGAGCTTGGCAACTTAAAT CTTGAACACTTGCCACAGGATTATAGTGGATCCGCATTGACactggttgagtcattatcaag TCTTGTTGTCTTAGGTAACCTCACAGAGTTTGAGAGAGGAGTTCTCTGGCTTTCAGAAAATCTGACATttgatgttgatgctcggatTAATCTTTTTGAG TGTAACATAAGACTTCTTGGGGGGCTTATTTCTGCTCATATTCTTGCAAAAGACTACAGCAGCCAGTTTAAACATGGACTGTATCAGGATCGATTACTACATCTTGCTGACAGTTTAGGCAATCGTTTTCTACCGGCATTTGAGACACCTACTGGATTGCCATATGCATGGATTAATCTTAAG TACGGAGTGATGGAaaatgaaacaactgaaacaagcACATCAGGGTGTG GTTCCCTTATACTTGAAATGGGTGTATTGTCACGTTTGACTGGTGATTCTAGATACGAAGCTGCAGCTCTTCGTGCTCTCCGCAAGTTATGGAGCATGAGAAGTTCACTGAATCTAGTGGGCACAACACTAGATGTTTTAACTGGCAAGTGGATTGAGTATTCATCCGGAATTGGTGCTG GTGTTGATTCATTTTATGAGTATCTGATTAAAGCATATATTCTTTTCGGAAGTGACGAGTACTGGGATATGTTTCATTCAGCTTATCTTGCAGTGCAGAAGTACTTCCGACATGGTCCATG GTATCATGAGGCTGATATGAGGACTGGAGAAGCAACACACTGGCAGCTAACTAGCCTTCAGGCCTTTTGGCCAGGTCTTCAG ACACTGCTGGGAGACGTAACTGCTGCAAATCTATCACACCGTGAGTTTTACAATATATGGCAAAGATTTGGTGTGCTACCTGAAAG ATATCTTTTGGACTATGGAATGTTGCATCCTACAGAGAAGTACTATCCCTTGCGTCCTGAGTTTGCTGAGTCAACATTTTATCTTTATCAAGCTACTAAAG ATCCTTGGTACCTAGAAGTGGGTGAAGCTATTGTTGGATCACTTAATTACTATACTAAAGTGGATGGAGGTTTTGCTAGCGTCAAAGATGTTTCAACAATGAAACTTGAAGATCATCAGCACAGCTTCTTTCTTTCAGAAAC GTGCAAATATCTTTTTCTTCTGTATGATGATTCATTCTTGAGGAATCAAAATTACATATTTACAACAGAGGGGCACCCCCTTCCAATAAGAAGCACATGGCATGAGAAATTTCCTGCAGCATATGTTCCCAGCAATTGGACATTTGTTAAG GATGAGATCCAACCAATTCGCGTGAGCGCATTATCGTCTCAAGTTTGTCCGGAGACAATTTTCCGGAAAAGCATTGGCACCCCATGGGAGAGTGCGTGTCATGTACCAGATGCACACGCTAGCCACAGATGCAGGACTGATGATGACTGTGGTATAGAAGCAATAACATGCAAGAAGAGGACCTGCAGTATGGCTGGCTACTGCGGCTTATGGCTGGTGATTTATTAG
- the LOC136474725 gene encoding peroxidase 31-like → MHQHEIPAIMRLSLLLLVAALSARAAAQLPAPAGGAVGALKPDFYSQSCPRAERIIAEVMQTKQMANPTTAAGVLRVFFHDCFVSGCDASVLIASTQFQKSEHDAEINHSLPGDAFDAVVRAKLALELECPGVVSCADILALASGVLITMTGGPRYPIPLGRKDSLSSSPTAPDIELPHSNFTMDRLIQMFGAKGFTVQELVALSGAHTLGFSHCKEFADRLYNFRNQGGKPEPFDPSMNPSYARGLQDVCKDYLKDPTIAAFNDIMTPGKFDNMYFVNLERGLGLLSTDEELWTDPRTKPLVQLYASNPTAFFTDFGRAMEKLSLFGVKTGADGEVRRRCDAYNSGPAIPGAFGGGAMPKM, encoded by the coding sequence ATGCACCAGCACGAGATACCAGCCATCATGCGCCtgtccctcctcctcctcgtggcCGCCCTCTCGGCGCGCGCCGCGGCGCAGCTGCCGGCGCCGGCGGGCGGCGCCGTGGGCGCTCTGAAGCCGGACTTCTACAGCCAGTCGTGCCCGCGCGCGGAGCGGATCATCGCGGAGGTGATGCAGACGAAGCAGATGGCGAACCCGACGACGGCCGCGGGCGTGCTCCGCGTcttcttccacgactgcttcgtcagCGGGTGCGACGCGTCGGTGCTGATCGCGTCCACCCAGTTCCAGAAGTCGGAGCACGACGCGGAGATCAACCACTCCCTCCCCGGGGACGCCTTCGACGCCGTGGTGCGCGCCAAGCTGGCCCTGGAGCTGGAGTGCCCCGGGGTGGTGTCCTGCGCCGACATCCTCGCGCTGGCGTCGGGCGTGCTGATCACCATGACCGGCGGGCCCCGCTACCCGATCCCGCTGGGGCGCAAGGACTCGCTGTCGTCGTCGCCCACGGCGCCCGACATCGAGCTGCCCCACTCCAACTTCACCATGGACCGCCTCATCCAGATGTTCGGCGCCAAGGGGTTCACGGTGCAGGAGCTGGTGGCGCTGTCGGGCGCCCACACGCTGGGCTTCTCCCACTGCAAGGAGTTCGCCGACCGGCTCTACAACTTCCGCAACCAGGGCGGGAAGCCGGAGCCGTTCGACCCCAGCATGAACCCGTCCTACGCCAGGGGGCTGCAGGACGTGTGCAAGGACTACCTCAAGGACCCCACCATCGCCGCCTTCAACGACATCATGACGCCCGGCAAGTTCGACAACATGTACTTCGTCAACCTGGAGCGCGGCCTCGGCCTGCTCAGCACCGACGAGGAGCTGTGGACGGACCCGCGCACCAAGCCCCTCGTGCAGCTCTACGCCTCCAACCCCACCGCCTTCTTCACCGACTTCGGCCGCGCCATGGAGAAGCTCAGCTTGTTCGGCGTCAAGACcggcgccgacggcgaggtcaggCGGCGCTGCGACGCCTACAACAGCGGCCCCGCCATCCCAGGCGCCTTCGGCGGCGGCGCCATGCCCAAGATGTAA